A segment of the Nasonia vitripennis strain AsymCx chromosome 2, Nvit_psr_1.1, whole genome shotgun sequence genome:
CGTTGCGAATCGACGATTTGCCGATAAGTTTATCTCTATATACTGTTGTGAATTAATTCATCTTTGCAGTACAATGACAGGAGAACAtcgataaatatttaaattttcgcACAGTTTTATCATACTACGCTTTGTATATTCAATGAAATTAAGCCGATGCAGCCGTTGATTCATCGTGGTaacattattttgtaaattatttagttttgcGTTGAATCATTCCTATATCCTGCCAGACAGTCGACGAGGGAATAAATTCTGATCAGACTAAGAGGTGCCAAGCAATATTATCCCCGATGACTCAGAGTTTATTCCACTGAGTCTCGTAGCTCTTTAGTTTCTTATTTACTCGCTGTTGCCCTTCCCTGCGAGAAATATACTCTGTATGATAAGTCAGAACGGCAAATTTATtcagaaaactaaaaaaaaaacaataacaaaaactttcgaaaaacaagtattatttttaataagtatTATTTATACCAGCACTCAACTTCACGATCCGCCAGAAAGCGAGGCATATCAGCGATGCAGCGTTTTTCACAACTCATTCATCAGCTCGCGCGCAACCCCCGCAAATCAAACAGAGCGATGCAGCTGCAATATGCAAGCGGAGTTTGTATATGCAACGGCGAGCCTCGCACGCGCGTATGCCTACATGTACACAAGAAAACCGCGCGGCGCGTGGCAGCCCACGCCTCGACACACAGGGCGTCGAAAGTTCTAGGAATTTCTTTCGTTTTTCACGCAAGAGCTCGCTAGTTTCATAGCCGCGCCGTGAATACTAATATAGAGGGAGAGGGATGATGTAATGGATTTTTACTGGGATGTATGATGTGCGTCGTGGAGTGACGCGAGATGTtggaattcttttttttttcactgtaGAGTGGATGACGCTGAGCTGTACATTCTTTCCTCCCCTTTACATCGTGGTTGATTTGAAAGGGCGCTTTTACGGGAATTTGCGTACTGCAACGTTGCTTTATCGCtcgtttttgttatttgattTGTTAACGTCAATACTGTACGACCGCGGGGCGCGCAAACACTCGCGAAATTCGCCGAATAAAACGCTCGTAATGAAAGTCAGCAGCTTATCGCAGCGGCATAAAGCGAGAGGACTAATCGAAAACGCGATATTCAATTAACTCTGTAACGTCGTGCGGCCGTCCCGCCGGCATTACGCTTATCACCAGTGACAACCGCGCCCCAACGACGTTACACTGCACTGATGCGGGAATGcaaaaacgagagagagagagggcgattTCGCGAATCCACAatacagcgcgcgcgcatgtaacaataataatttatggaGCAAACAcgcttttaattgttttcgcATAACTAATTTCCAGCCGTGCCTGCACACATGTCGCTTTTCGTTATACGTTGTATGTATATCGGTAGACACACGTCGACAATGGACTAATGCGCGGAATTTTCCGGAACGAACGACTGCGTTTTGCGGATAAGCTTCCGGTTATTTTTCATCCTGTTGTCTCGACCGAACGATTTTAATGACGAAGCTTTATCGGTTGACGAAAAAACACGCAGGCATAATCCTCGAATAAAATCAGCAGTCCCTTACGACAACaccgaagaaaaaaatgcacgTACATCGTCCCGGGCGAAAACAACGCAGAGCCGAGAGAAGAGCCGGTAAGAAGCTCGAAAATTTCCGAAGCGACGCGCGCCGCAGAAACGGCGAGTAGGCGTGTGCGCGGAGAACGGCTGCGCGAGGAATGACGGAGCGGCCAGGTGCTCTCGTCTGCTATGCGGACCAAAGTGCGTTGAACGTGtggcgtgcgcgcgcgtaaatGGAGCAGATCGGATGCAGATAAAGGATCTCTCTCGGCAGGGGTGGATTTTCGTGACTAGCTCTTCATCATTTGATCTTTGgaatttttacgtttttcttcGTCACGATTCTATTACGAATGACATTATTGCCTTTCGTTCAGAGTAATTGTTCGTCCGATGCTTCGCGGTGCAGCGTGGATTGTACTTATGGCCGAGGTGAACGTTAATTTGCGAATGTTTTGAAAATACCAATAAACCGAGCCAAGGCTCGATCGAATTGGCCAATCCAACGCGTGCAGAACGTTGGAGTGGATCGCGTGCCACTACTAAGCGTGACGTCACGCTTTGCCGACCACGTGATGCGAGAAATACGCAGTGTCTTTGAAAAGACACAACACCGGTAATTTTCCAGATAGAATTTCCCCCGTATACAACCTGGcacttgaaaaaaatttcccaTTTTCAGTTGGATATTCCAGGGAGCAGCCGCGCAACCACCGACTGATTCTAAACACTCATTATATAGCAGAGAAAAAGAATGCCCGACTATTCTCGCCCCGCGGGGTCAGCCCATTATATCGCTACAACTTGGAGCTTCGCTTATCCTTGATGCGATGCATATAGCGCGAGCCTGCGGCCCTTCGAAGGCTTCTCTCGTCggggcgcgcgagcgcatacgtatatataggcCTGTGCGGCGGCACGAAAACACGCGAGCAATGCCAATAAAAACTCGGACGAGACAGAGGTAGGTTGGTATGGAGGTAGGAGGGAAAGAGGGATATTCGGCTTCGGACCTGcgtatgtatatagctatatagctatatagctatatagctatatagctatatagctatataggtCCCAGGTGGGAGGCAGCTGCTCGGCGGCCGCCGCTGACTGTCCGCAACACCTGCCCTTCTTCCTTCCTTTACTTTACTTTCCTTTCCTCCTCATCCTTCTCGTCCACTCTCGAATGTGTACACGAGTGCGTACGCCTCGCTGCTtgtcctgtttttttttatttatgcagtttttgtttttctcaATGCCTTTATTCTCTGTCGGCTCGGTTCGTTGGCGCTCGTACGCACTTGAGTTGGGAGTATTGATAAGGATTATGCGCAATTATCACTCTAAgaattaattttgtattttttttaatagttaTATATAAGcgcttttttaattcaattcaAAGTTTAAATAGCCTCGAGCACTTTTATAATGTGAGAggataaaaaagtttttattatattaaaaccCTTCTTtaacattattattacatatGACAACTGGTATatctataaatttaatttaattctacatatttaattcataagcaaataaaattttaccaAAGTAATCATCAATTGAGCATTCGTCGTTGTTTGCGTCATAATTTCACAGCACCTTTTTCCAATTAATCAGCATGGAAAGCAAAAAACAATGCCCTTATCCGATCCAAAGTTTTGAACAAAGTTCATCATCAAGGCTCTGAAGTTTTGGGCTGATGCGGCCATcaagcttcttcttcttaaaACCCCAGTCTCTTAACTTTGCACATGTAATATACCTTTTTTAGCCACTCTTATTTCAAACTCGTTCGTTTCGTCGTCGTTTTTCTCCCCCATTCTTCCTCGGCTCCGACGCAATATCCCAGGCATAGAAGAGAAGACGCTGCATTGTATAATGACCAAAATCTCGtctggaagatttttgaaacttcactctctctctctctctctctctctctctctgtctctctctctccctctctctctctctctctctctctctctctctctctctctctcgttctcctttTCTCGACACATTTCGTGTGCTCAATGCGTTTTTTGTTAGCCGCGTTCCGTCCGAAACTGTGGCGAGAAAAAGGGCAGGTTTCTTTTGTTAATTTCTGACGGGTAGTCCCTTCTGGCCATGTCTCGGAAATAATCGCGTTTTTTAATGTGCAGCGTCTGTAGAGCTCGTGAAATAAGCAGTTTGAAGATTTCTCGTTTGTCTTCAAATCAATTTCGTTCGCCAATGACTTCTTAGAAATACAGGGTATTGAACTGTAGATGCGGTTGAGTATAAAAATACTCGGctggtttttttttcagttgaaTTATACCCATCCATTTTTCTCAAATATTTTGTTGGTGATTagatcattttatttttcattgatgTAAATAAATATGTATGGGAAATATACGATCTATAGGCCTAAAGTTTATGCATCTATCCATGCAGTTACATGGTAACAAAAGACAATTTCTGCATTGGCGCCACGCCTCTATATGTATGCAGTTCGCGAATCGCGATAGATACTTGTGAGGTAAACATAAAAGAACGTCTGCGCCATCTATGTTCGCTGATCAAGCGCCAGTCTTAAACTCCTTTGCATACGTTGTATTGCGATCTACACGCAAATCGAAATTAAGTTCAGGTTATAATACGGCGTAGTGTGAGAAACGATCGactaaaaatttaatgaataaaATGAGATCTAGTTCCACGGAGCTTCGAGAAAAACATCATCTCGACAAACTGAATACCGAGGCTCACCCGCAGGAACGGGTTAATTTTACAAGACGCGCCTCTGCGTTTACCGCAGCAGAGGCACCGCAGCTCCTTTGAAGACGCTATATAatagcagaagcagcagcggagagagcgagagctgaAGGCGCGCGCACGCATGCGGGAGACAGGTGGTGGCGAGCGTtatctcgttttttttctcctcgttcCTTATCCCCGCAGCACCTTTCAGCCCGAGAGCCTCTCCCTCGCGTCGTCATTACTATTATTAGCTAACCGATGtgtcgctcgctctctctctctctctctctctctctctctctctctctctctctctctctctctctctctctcgctccgttTCCCATTTTTCCGTCCATAGGACGAAGCGCACACCTTCTTCTCCCGCGCGCATTATCAGGCGTCAGTATCTTTAGATATGCTCCGCACGCTcgtgttgtgtgtgtgtgtgtgtgtgtgtgcgtcgcAGGTTTTGGTCTTTTTGGTTTTTACGCTCGAGGGAGGGAATGAACTCGGTGAGTAATTCAGCGAGTTTGTATATGGGGAAGAGGCAAAGGGCATCAAATCAAAAGCCAGTTCAAACGAATTCCaagagcacacacacacacacacacacacacatacacacagacaaTTTTTGAAACATCATATATTTGCCGAGCAAACAGTCGAGACACTtgccctctccctctctcgttatttttcctcaaaaagaaaacgaaacgCAACCGTTCTCCCTTAATCCAGCAGCCAAATACTCGAATGCGCGCGCTAGCGCTCGGTACTTACTCCTTTcagcgaaagagagacggagaaagAAAGGCTCTGCTCGGGGTATGGAAATACTTCCGCGCGGGGCCGGCAAACAGACTCCGAGTACTCTAGGAAATTGGCGGACGAACGAGAGAAATATCCTGCGGAAAGCGCACGAGGGAGAGCAGGAAGGAAAATTTGTGAATAGAGTGTGGGCCGAGGCTGGCTGGCCCTCTCGAAGTTTCAATGACCCTTGCAGAAAAAGCTAGCCCCTTTGCGCTTCGCCGAAACTCGAGCTGACTAAAATCTGACGGTAATTCGATACGAGCGATTCGATCGAGAGATATTTTAATTAGAGAGCTTTCGGGGTGGAGGAAAGAGGTCgctatatttaaaaattgatagaTTTTTCACTGTTTTCACTGATTCCTCTCCAAACGTGTTTAGCCCGCTGATTTATGCGATAAATATTCGATCTAAAGAGAAGagctttttccgcgcgcaAATCGTTCATTCTTCAAAACCGCATCATGTACAATCCCAATGCCAAGAAACGAGACGAGAATAACGCAGGCATAACGTCTCTCCGCCGTCTGGCCAAGAGGAGAACAGTCCTCACACCCGCTATACCGAAATCCCTTTAGCGAATCGTCTCGCGGAGACGCGTATCCTTCTCCACCCTCTGCAGACGGCAGGGGCCACCCTCGCAAGGAAGTCGTCGAGCTCGCGCGccaacctctctctctctctctctctctctctctctctctctatctctctcccgtCTGCGTCTTTGTGCGTGCACGCAGTTATATAGTCGCGCGTCCTTCGATCCCTTCGTCGCGTTTCCGATCCTTTTCTGCCaaaaagaaagcgagagagggagacgaCGAGCTGCGCATAAAGGGATGTCTTATTAAGCGAGGATAAAGGAGCTGCGAGCGGCTGAAAAATTATTCCCGAGTTCGTTAAGGatcgacgcgagagagagagagagagagagagagagagagagagagagagagagaaggaggcgCTGAAGTTTGCTTTATTTACACGCCGGCGTGTATAATAACGAAGCCTCGAGACTTTTCTCGATTGTATCGCGCTAACGAATCTCTCGAATATAAGTATCAGAATCGCGAATGGAAACGTAAACGCTGATAAATCagcggaggaaaaaaagaacgacAGCCCCGGCTTGAACGGCAACtgtcgcgcgaaaaaaagcaGCCTCTGCAATCACTCCTTACTTTTTATCGCGTCTCTCCCATCTCGCGCGTGTACGACGCAGCGTATGTACCGATATCCATCCGAAATAATCGGCGCTCGACAAAGAAGCGGCTCTCGAAATCTgtccgagggagagaggagtTATTcccagctgctgctgccgctcggCACGTTTTGAGCGTCTTGACGGGCTGCACGTGGCAGCCGCACGCCGGGACACGCGCCGCCACCACCTGCTCCTTCGCGGCCTCCTTATTATCCCCACCGAAGACGTTCTCGAGGCCGGTTTTgagagtcgcgcgcgtgtgtgtgtgtcatgGGTCCGATGTAGGAGTGTTGGCACGGGCTGTTTTGGAGGTGAGAGAGGTGTAGCGCGCTGCAGGAGCGTGTGTTGCATTGGAGAACGATGGAAGAGTTTTGGagattttggtttttgattcgAGGGAATTTAATAATGAATTACGGCGTCCGGTCTTTCAGTTCATGTGATGTAAATGCGAAGATGCTTTTAATCCAAGATATGATGCTCATCAGCGAACCGATTTCCAATTACACCCCGATTGATTAAGTTGGAATcgcaaaattaaattaaaaacctaTTTACAGAGTTTCAAAAACAATGCACCACTTATACAATTGCATTTAGTCGTTATAACGCACAGGTCGGCAGCGCACAAATCAACTCGAACTTCGAGCAAGTCATCTGGCAAACGTGAAAACAGAAAGAAGCCGCTTTCACAGCGTGCATCCCCTCGAATTTACCGCAACAGCCTACATACCAAGAACACAGACATCGCATACTTATAGCGCAGCGCAGCGGTCCGTGAAAGAGTTCGAAAAGTCGTTCtgaacggcagcagcagcagcagcagcaggcgccACCGGAAACGAGCGTCCTCGTTAATTCGACGTTAATTCACTTTTCTAAGGCAATACGACCGAAATTAGGCACATTGTTGCCATAGGCACGACGAGGGCTTTGACTCTCACACATACGCGTGTACAAATGAAGTAACCGACTACACGATCGCACCTACGCGCGCTTCCCgtcgacacacacacacactgtatAAGGGGGAGAAGCGCGTCTGTCTGGCCATTAATTTCGTTGTCCTTCTCCTACTCGCGCAAAGTGTATACCTATAGCCCACGCGTACAGGGCCCGGTCAAACCAAAAGCAGcgatgtatatgtataggtagACAACGCGCGTGCGGAGAAAGGGATTGCCCGCTGGGGCCGCGAGGTGGGAGGGATGAAATTGCACCCTAAAATATTCAGCAGACACGAGACCTCGCGAGGGTTACTGCCGATCTGCgtttcgtatatatatatatatatatatatgcgagttcttctcgctctctctctctctctctctctctctctctctgcgtgttTGTCTcatctgtgtgtgtatgggtGTATGGATGCGAGAAAGACAAAAGCCGGAAAAGAGAGACAATGAACGGAAAGAGCGGAGGGATGCGCCGAATGAACGAGGCATaaaaagcaagagagagagagagagagagagaataagggCTTTGGATGCGAATGTCACTTgactttaaataaaaatatcgtagTCCCTTTCGATTTAAAATAACGCATCAAATAAGACAAACTCAAACAGGCATGAGCAAATAAGAAGCAAACGGAATAAAAGCGAAGCGCGCAACTGAGAAAAAGTTATCGAAAGCCGCAGCAGCGGAAGCAGCGACCCTAGTCGCTCCCGACCTACCCTtcgttcgctcgctcgttcACGCTCGTTCCCGCTGCTATTATAATCATTATTATTCGCCGTTTTTGCACGCGACCGAGCAGAGTTCGTTTCTCTCGAGTCGATCCGTCAAACTGGCGTCGCTGCTGGCGTGTCCGATAGATAAGGCGCAAGTGTATACTTGTATTATGCGAGAGGAGCTTTTCTCCAGTCGAGCCTCGAAATGCGgttttaaatatatacgcgtgcgtgcgtgcggcTGCTCGTTGCAGGGGATGAATTATGCATTCGAATGTTGATTCTGTTTAAATTCGAGGGGACGTAATTGATTTTCAGATTTTGTTTACTCGATGCTTTATTAATTTCGTCGGGACGATGATGCATCGTTTTTAAAATCGAGACGAAAGAAATCATTTATATTCCCATGTTAGCAACATTTGCTCGGCCGACGCATCTCGGCGTGCGATATACTCGCGCGAACGTCAATGCGTCCATCAGCCCGCGCGCATTTGCCTATGCTGTTACCACAGTGCTATGTAGCAGTGCTAGTTAACGACCCCGAAATCCCCGGATACGCACATATATGCGCGGAGTAATAAAGCCCCATGTAAATTCGAGTAACGAGAGAGACTACCGAtcgccagcagcagctgcagcccAGATGAAGAGGAGAGAGGCTCGGCTCGTTTTCAGGTGCGCCGACGTGACTGTCAATGCACAGGTGCGCGCTTCGGAGATAAAAACAGCCTACGGAcgatgtgtgcgcgcgtgtgtaacagcgagttatttgaataatattcgcgcgcgtgcggcgcGTCGTCTCGGGAGCACGTGGATTTATTCGTTGTTATTGGTCGATAGACTCCTGCAAAAGCAATCCATATCAATAACTCGAATCATTCGCACCTCGCTGTAACGGCGCATACACGTACACGTATACCTACAGAATATACAGTCCGGCGTAACGCAGTGCATAATTTCGACAATTTGCGCGGAAGCTCTAAatcaagctctctctctctctctctctctctctctctctctctctctctctctctctctctctctctctcggaatccGCAACACAGTATACCGGCCGGCCATTCGGTTACAACAATCCGCAGCTCATTGCCAAACCCGCCACAATTATACCTAATATACGCGCACTCCCCGCTCGCAGCATCAGGCGTCCATCAGCATCATCATCCGCTGCTCCTCTCGAAATCAGCATCGGATCATCATAAACCATCAACTCTCGGCGTGCGATAATTCATCCATTATCTCCTCCTCGACACTAGACTCTGCGCCTCTCGAATCAAAACAGTAGATACATACAGCATAATATAcgcaggtgtgtgtgtgtatatatatagcagcAACGTTGTTGGCGAATCGatcgcagcagcagtggcGCTTATAAATATAAGCAGGCCGACGCTGACGCTAATAACGAAAGAGGCCATAGACCGCTACTGGCCTGTGAAGCTCGCGATAGCGCGCAGTCTCTCTCGTAAAAGCAACCCTTTCCCGAGTACCGCCGCCGCCCTTGTGTACAGCGCGCGCGATGGGAAAGGGATGCTGATACGGATCGGCCGACGCTCTGATTATGATTATTCCGCGTGCAGCTTTGGACGCGCGGAAAAGAGATTGAATGCGGCTGGGATTTTTCGCTCTCTATTATGCGCACTGCAGACCATTTGGCTTATTACCGACGTACCCGCGTGATTTATCCCACGCGTTGACGCTGTTTTCTTCGCACGTACGAACACAATCAGCTAATTGCGAGGCACTACATTGATCATGCAGCAGGTGACCTGTCGATCAATCCATCTCGCGTGTCCCTCTCGGTCGTCCGATATAATCCGCGACGATCCTCTCTTTGTGTTATACGCGCCCTCGATCCCTTCCTCCGCGACATCAGCTCGCAGACGCGTACACCccttgcgctctctctctgcgcttgCTTTGTCCGCTAGCTCAGTCTAATAATTTTCCTCGACTCTCTTTCCCCGCCGAGGCTCGAGGCTACagtacactgaaaaaaaaacacagtcgtttctgctgtaaagtccggtagttttaaccgttctgccgcaccgtaacgactgttcagtaagaaaaacggtgtgccactggtagttttgaaCTCAACTCTACGGTAATCTTGGCGAGTCTtggtacaatgacggattactggtgcgagttcagttaaaatggctgtatttttttttcagtgtagtgCTCAGGCTTTATCGGCTCTTGGGCTGTCTGGCGTGTGTGTGCGGATACTAGCTCTGTGTACCCAGTCGGGGAGTCGCCTGTTACAATATCGATGATTGCCACCCCGTGAGAGTGCGTCTGCTGCTGTTTCTGACGCGGAATCGCGATTCTCCGAATGTCTGGTTGTGCAGGGTGTATGTTTTTTTGCGGGATTATGcttgttttataaagatattaaataataatggcTACTACTGTTACACGAAATACTTacgattctaatttttttaaatcattgtATCGTGGTGTTTGAGTATAGTAATATTCTTTGTAAATATatcagatattttttttaagcaaatgCATCGTACAAACAAATGTtcggtatttttaaatatgtatgaCGATCaattctaaaaatatataaaataacaaagcTATACCTTGTTATTATGGCAGTCGTATTTTACACGTAAATAAATTCCACACGGAAACTATATAGCGATGGAATGCTATCTATAGAATCCTTAATTTTACAGCGGTGAAAGTATCACCTTGAAGCGTATATTATAATCATATCGAGATATAATGAGTTGCATTTTTAGTTACGCAAAAATTTCACTAATTTAGCCAGCGAAAGGAACCAGAGGATTATGCTCATCcgcgaaaaaaatcgaaagagACGAAATGACCCTGAGAGATACGAGGACGTTATGTCATCGAACATCTGCCTCCGAGAGATTCGTTTTCTGGAATTCTACAAGGCCACAAGGAAATGCCGATATCTCGCCAAAACTAATTTattcgtaaataaaattatactaaaaGAGAATGGCCAGTATTGCATAGCGAATCGAGAACAGagtgatgatttttttttttaactaaaacaCTGCAGAAGATCGACTATAAAATGACCGGAGCAGCGGAGCTCTTCACTCAGTCCTCATCTTCTCTTCAACTCTATAACTTCTCAGTTCAAGAAGACAAAATTTCCACCATGAAGACCGtaagttaattaaaaagttttaatttataaatgttcCGCTATTTAATTAAATCAGACCAGAGAATAAGTTTTAAAAGCCTATAAGTTACTGTATACAAGCTTCATATCATTCAACAAAATTTCATTGAATATCGCAACGCATTGTTTATTAGCGTAGTCACATTCGATGGGATTAATTGCAAATGCGCAATTTCAATCAactgtttaattaattaaataacgTATTCAAAATCATGATTATTTATCTATAATAACGTAATATAAAAAACACATCAAATCCACATTTCAGACGCTAGTTCTTGCCGCGCTCGTAGCAGTCGCCGTTGCCGCTCCTCCAGCTTCCCACGACCAGCACCACGTAGTTATTCTTAAACAGCAGCTGCACAACAACATCGGCACTGGAGAAGGTTACGAATTTTCCTTCGAACAGGACGATGGCCAAAAACGCCAGGAATATGCCGAACCGATTCAAGTCATCGCCAAGGACGGATCATCTCAGACTGCCTACCGGGTGAGGGGATCTTACTCCTACCAGCACCCCGACACTAAGCAAGAATACACAGTCACATACGTCGCCGACGAGAACGGATTTGTTGCCGATTATCCAAAAAACCTGCACTAATGTCTTCTTCATTGAATAAATCTTCCACTTCTAGTGATTACATGGATTGTTGTGATTTTTACGTATACCTGTTCTCTTATGCGTACCTTCTGTTATTCTTGCATTTGAGAGTGTGGAACGAGGTGTGAAGTATTGTTTTTTTCCATAAAAATGTTACCGAAACTATAATAATTTTCGATTCTcactataaaattattattttgaaactATACATCTTTAAAACCTTctctttttgtattttatgcgaattattttatacatttaaTTAACGTATATTTCTGGTGCGAACTATGCTATTACGCAGAAAGTGTAACCACTACGCATCAAACTCTGCAAAGAAATAATTAACGATTCTTGTAAGAGCGCAGTATTGCTCGGAAGATAATCGATATTACATTTAAATTACACGAACTCTTGCTTCGTATTCTATTGTTCCTCGTTCTCTTACCTATCTCAACCATCCGTTACTACTGATTTTCAGGTAAACGCGACTGTTTCATTCGCGctaacgtaaaataaaaaatacaaacttTTATTAGACCGTTCTCCGGGAATGTGAAAACGCCGCCGTCCCCATTATCGCGAGCTGCGCGCACCTTACACTCGCTTGTGACGCCCTACACGACGAGTATTAGCTCGTCCGCTCGCAGCGCTGCATGGACAGCGACAAGGGAGCGTCGCTCTTATACTAACGTGTacacgtatatctatatacatgtaCGTACGACCGCTATATGGGTGGGAGTGTATTATTACGCGACGCGCACTCGACGCTTCTGGAACTTTGTCGTACTCGCGTAGATACGTTATACTGTTGACCTGTTCTCGCGACGATGTTGCGCGCGAtagctgatttttttatcgagTCGGTGGACAGTTCGATGAAAAATTGTTGGTATATTTACTTGTGCTTCGTATATTGTATGCGATAGAGGAGGGtacaatgaataataatactgtttttaaatttactgcCAATCTTCATTGCGATAAAAATGTACTAATAATGAATAAACCAGAAACTGCAGTTGATTAGCGTGAGCTTTTACGTAATTACAAATCAGCACAAGCGGAAGAACCTGTACGCAGTCGGAGCTcgaagagagacagacagGCGCGCATACGGCACGCGAGTATCGGTATTACGAAAGCCTTGTAATCCAAAAGTGCGTGGCCAACATTTTTTCGCGTCCGCAGGTGCTGCTGTTGCCGGACGTAGCGTATGATATACACACACCTGTCGGGTTATCGGTATATAGTGGATACTGGTCAGCTGGTCGGCCCGAAGGTCATCAACGGGAATTACATTAACGAGCCGTCGGTAGGTTAATTGACGAAAAAAGTATCAGCATGCGTTACTGTGCGGACAATTCAAAAAACATGCGCGCGATGTTTGAAATAGTTGGAAAAGTAGCCGTTAATCGACGTTGTAAAGATGttgactttgaaaaaaaaaaaatctttcgaGTCGTCACAAACCTTCTTCAATTATTATTTGACCCTGTGTGTAACAAACATAGATCGCGATAATAGCTAAAGTTGAAGATAAATTTGGACTGTCCCTCTCACATAATACCGCTCAAGCTCTCCGCGTTTGTGATCGAGGACGATAGGTGAcgaatataagtatttttatgtTTTCCTCGTCGT
Coding sequences within it:
- the LOC103316875 gene encoding endocuticle structural protein SgAbd-6-like; this translates as MTGAAELFTQSSSSLQLYNFSVQEDKISTMKTTLVLAALVAVAVAAPPASHDQHHVVILKQQLHNNIGTGEGYEFSFEQDDGQKRQEYAEPIQVIAKDGSSQTAYRVRGSYSYQHPDTKQEYTVTYVADENGFVADYPKNLH